The region ACCAAAGTGAAACGCTGTCATTTTGCCTCCTGAAGCGTCATGCCCTCAAAGCGGTTAAGAGGGCTTGTGCGCAGGAAGTAAACTGACAGCGTTTGACGATTTAATCTATTGAAGAACGGGCTAAAAAACGGGGAACGCACCAAATGAAAATATACGCACCAAACGAACAGATTTAGTGCCTTTCACAAGGATAAGCGGCGGTTAACGCCAGCATGATCACTGAGGGGGCAGAATAATGCAGCTGCTCCGGATGTTCATTTAAATAATGCATTACCGCATCGGCAGCCATGCCTACGCTCATGCCGGCATCCGGGCAAATATTACGATTGCCCTGCATCGAATAGGTGTCAAAGACGCCGGCCACATAGCCCATAAACATTCCGCCATCGAGGGCTTCGGCAACGGTAGCCGCCCCATTTTTATTTTTCACATAGCCGCCGGTTTCAGACAGCAAAGCGTTGCCGGAATAAAAACCGGCATTGGCCGCAGAAGAAAACAATAAGACCGCTAAAAGAGAACCCCGTATAATCATCGCTACGCATCCTGCCTATTTTCAGTTTTCGACACTGTAGAATAGCGGCTTTCACGACAAATGACGTCGTTTCAGCCACTTTTCAGAAAAATGAGCAACCGCAGCAGCGATAAGATCAACGGAATGGCGTTGTGTCGCCCGCACCTTCACGCACCACTTCCGGCGCCGACTCGGTCAGATCAATCACCGTGGTCGGCTGCTGGCCCAGGAAACCGCCGTGGATCACCAGATCTACCTGTTTGCCCAGATGTTCGCCGATCTCTTCCGGATCGGATTCGGCGAAATCGTTACCCGGTAACATCAGCGTGGTCGACATCATCGGCTCGTTCAGCACTTCCAACAGCGCCAACGCAATCGGGTTCGAAGGCACGCGCAGACCTATGGTTTTGCGTTTGTCATTCATCAGCCGGCGTGGCACTTCTTTGGTCGCTTTCAGGATGAAGGTGTAGTTGCCGGGCGTGTTGTTTTTGATCAAACGGAATGCGGTATTGTCGACATGGGCGTAAGTCGAGAGTTCGGACAAATCGCGGCACATCAGCGTAAAGTTGTGGTTACCGTCCAACTGGCGAATACGGCAGATGCGTTCCATAGCCGATTTTTCTTCCAGCTTGCAGCCCAGCGCGTAACCGGAATCGGTGGGGTAAACAATCACCCCGCCTTTGCGCAGCACGTCCACCGCCTGGTTGATCAGACGCGGTTGAGGATTATCTGGATGAATATAAAAAAGCTGACTCATGACTTGCTCCTAAAAACGATGCACGCAGGCGCATCCGCCTGCGTTAAATCAATATACTGCTGCCTGCTGCGGTTGCGGCCAGTCACGCCACACCGGCTCAACGCCACCGGGTAACCACAGTTTACGGCCCAGTTCGATCCACGAGCAGGGCTGATGAAAATCCGACCCCTGCGACGCCAGTAATTGATACTCTTGCGCGTATTTCGCCAGTTGCGAACGCTCATGCGGTGCTTGCTGGCACTGGGCCACTTCCATCGCGTCGCCGCCATGTTCGGCAAAATGCGCAAACAGTCGCTTCAGCCATTTAGCCGTCAGATCGTAACGGCCCGGATGCGCGATCACCGCCTGCCCGCCAGATTGATGAATCGCATCAATGGCTTGTTCTATTGTACACCACTGTGGCGGAACATAACCGGTTTTGCCTTTGGCCAGATATTTCTTGAACACCTGCGCCATGTTGTCGGCAATGCCGATCTGCACCAGATAACGTGCAAAATGCCCACGGGTCACCGCTCCGCCGTCAGCCAGTTTTTGTGCGCCTTCGAAGGCGCCATCGATACGCGCCTTTGCCAGCCGAACGCCAATTTCCTGCGCCCGCAGGTTGCGACGTTCGGTTTGTTCGGCCAACAGTTGCACCATCGCCGCGTGGGCGATATCAATCCCCAGGCCGACGATATGAATCTCGTGGTTTTCCCACAGCGTGGAGATTTCTACCCCGTTCACCAGTTGCAACGGCAGCGACAACTCGGCAATCGTGGCGGCGGCGGCGGCCAGCCCATCGGTGGTGTCGTGGTCGGTGATGGCCAATACGCCAACCCGCATTTCAACCGCCCGTTGCACCAGCTGCGCCGGCGTCAGATAGCCGTCGGAGGCGGTGGTATGGCTGTGGAGGTCGTAAAGGGTAAACGCGGAAGGCTGGGGGTTGCTGTCTGTCAAAAGAAATATCCGGCAATGGCTTGGCCTTCTATCATACCCGCGATCGGCGGCCGGACGGAAATCTATTCTGGATTGCGCACGTCCCCCCTGATGAAAATAACTCATGCTTGCCGCTAAAACATTGTGTAAAAAGAGGGTTGACTTTATTCTCATGAACCAGTTAACTAGTACACAAGTTCAGGGGCATTCCCTGGTTGGATGATAATCGAGAGAGCAAAGATATGAATAAGCAAACTTCTCTTCTTCGTTGGTGGCGTACTTCCCTTTCGCGGGCGGTGTAATCACGCATACCTGTCATCTGACACTGCAGATTCCCTAAGCCCGCTGGTAATGCGGGCTTTTTTATGGACAAAATCTAACTGGAACCACCCATGATGAACATCAAACCACAACTCACACTGCTAAAGGCGGAAACCAGCTACCGGGGCGATCCGACGACCATTTTCCACCAGTTGTGCGGCGCGCGCCCGGCCACCCTGCTGCTGGAATCTGCCGAGATAAACAGCAAGCAAAACCTCCAAAGCCTGCTGGTGATCGACAGCGCCCTGCGCATCACTGCACTGGGCCGCAGCGTCACGCTGCAGGCGCTGACCGCCAACGGCGCGGCGATGCTGCCGCTGCTCGATGAAACGCTGCCGGCAGAAGTGCAGATTCAGGTACGCCCAAACGGCCGCGAACTGACCTTCCCGGCCATTGACGCGGTGCAGGATGAAGATGCCCGCCTGCGCTCGCTGTCAGTATTTGACGCGTTGCGCACGCTGTTGACACTGGTTGACGCCCCGGCGGACGAACGTGAAGCCGTCATGCTCGGCGGTCTGTTTGCCTATGACCTGGTCGCCGGTTTTGAAGACCTGCCGGCACTGCGCCAGGATCAACGTTGCCCGGACTTCTGCTTCTATCTGGCGGAAACCCTGCTGGTGCTGGACCACCAGCGCGGCGTCGCCCGTCTGCAGGCCAGCGTGTTTACCGCCGACACGGCGGAGGAACAGCGTCTGCAGCAGCGTCTTGAGCAGTTGCAGGCCCAGTTGAAGCAGACCCCGCAACCCATTCCGCATCAGAAACTGGAAAACATGCAGTTGAGCTGCAACCAGACCGATGAGGAATACAGCGCCGTGGTCAGCGAGCTGCAGCAGGCCATTCGCCAGGGCGAGATTTTCCAGGTGGTGCCATCACGCCGCTTCTCGCTGCCATGCCCGGCCCCGCTGGCGGCCTATCAAACGTTGAAAGACAGCAACCCAAGCCCTTACATGTTCTTTATGCAGGACGACGAATTCACGCTGTTCGGCGCCTCTCCGGAAAGCGCGTTGAAATACGACGCAAGCAACCGTCAGATCGAAATTTACCCTATCGCCGGTACCCGCCCGCGTGGCCGCCGCGCCGATGGCTCGCTGGATCTGGATCTCGACAGCCGCATCGAGTTGGAAATGCGCACCGATCACAAAGAGCTGGCCGAGCATCTGATGCTGGTCGATCTGGCGCGCAACGATCTGGCGCGCATCTGCCAGGCCGGCAGCCGCTACGTGGCGGACCTGACCAAAGTGGATCGCTACTCTTTCGTGATGCACCTGGTTTCCCGTGTGATCGGCACCTTGCGTGCAGACCTTGACGTGTTGCACGCCTACCAGGCCTGCATGAACATGGGGACCCTGAGCGGTGCGCCCAAGGTTCGCGCCATGCAACTGATCGCCGCTTCTGAAGGCTCCCGTCGCGGTAGCTACGGCGGCGCAGTGGGCTATTTCACCGCCACCGGCGACCTGGATACCTGTATTGTCATCCGCTCGGCGTATGTTGAAGACGGTATCGCCACCGTGCAAGCCGGCGCCGGCGTGGTGCTGGATTCTGTTCCTCAGGCGGAAGCCGATGAAACCCGTAATAAGGCGCGTGCCGTGCTGCGTGCCATTGCCAGCGCGCACCAAGCCAAGGAGGTGTTCTGATGGCCGATATCTTACTGCTCGATAACGTTGATTCCTTTACCTATAACCTGGTCGATCAGTTGCGTGCCAGCGGCCACCAGGTAGTGATTTATCGCAACCAGATTTCCGCAGACGTGATTATCGAGCGTCTGCAACAGATGGCGCAACCGGTGCTGATGCTGTCCCCCGGCCCGGGGACGCCGTCCGAAGCCGGCTGCATGCCGGAACTGCTGCAACGCCTGCGCGGCCAGATGCCGATTATCGGCATCTGTCTGGGGCACCAGGCGATCGTGGAAGCTTACGGTGGCCACGTCGGCCAGGCGGGCGAGATCCTGCACGGCAAAGCTTCGGCCATTAGCCACGATGGCGAAGGCATGTTTGCCGGTATGGTGAACCCGCTGCCGGTGGCCCGTTACCATTCGTTGGTCGGCAGCAATATCCCGGCCGAACTCACCGTTAACGCCCGCTTTGGCGACATGGTGATGGCAGTACGTAATGACCGGCATCGCGTATGTGGTTTCCAGTTCCATCCGGAATCGATCCTCACCACCCACGGCGCGCGTTTGCTTGAGCAAACTCTGGCCTGGGCGCTGGCGAAATAATAAGGGAAACGACGATGCAACCTATTCTTGAAAAACTGTACCGCTCAGAGTCGATGAGCCAAGAAGAAAGCCAGCAATTGTTCAGCGCCATCGTGCGCGGTGAGCTGGAGCCTAGCCAACTGGCAGCGGCACTGATCAGCATGAAAATCCGCGGTGAGCGCCCGGAAGAGATTGCCGGTGCGGCCAAAGCCCTGCTGGCCGATGCCCTGCCGTTCCCGCGCCCGGACTATCCGTTTGCCGATATTGTCGGTACCGGCGGCGACGGCACCAACAGTATCAATATCTCTACCGCCAGCGCTTTCGTGGCGGCGGCATGCGGCGCCAAAGTGGCGAAACACGGCAACCGCAGTGTCTCCAGCCGTTCCGGTTCTTCGGACCTGTTGGCGGCGTTCGGCATTCGCCTGGATCTGCCGGCGGCAGAGTCCCGCCAGGCGCTGGATGAACTGGGCGTGTGCTTTCTGTTTGCACCGCAGTATCACACCGGTTTCCGCCATGCGATGCCAGTACGCCAACAGTTGAAAACCCGCACGGTATTTAACGTACTCGGCCCGTTGATCAACCCGGCACGTCCACCGCTGGCGCTGATCGGCGTTTACAGCCCGGAGCTGGTGCTGCCGATAGCCCAAACCCTGCGGGTGCTGGGTTATCAGCGTGCAGCGGTGGTGCACGGCGGCGGCATGGACGAAGTGGCGATCCACACCGCGACCCACGTGGCGGAGCTGAACAACGGTGAAATTGAAAGCTACCAACTGACGCCGGAGTCCTTTGGGCTGCAACGCTACCCGCTGGAGGCCCTGCAGGGCGGATCGCCGGAAGAAAACCGTGACATTCTGGCACGGTTGTTACAAGGTAAAGGCGACCCGGCGCACGCCGCAGCGGTAGCGGCTAACGTGGCGCTGTTACTGAAGTTATTCGGGCATGAAGACCTGCGCCAAAATGCGCGGCAGGCACTGGACATGATTCACAGCGGGCAAGCTTACGAGCGCGTCACCGCACTGGCAGCAAGAGGATAAATGATGCAGGAAACCGTGCTCAACAAGATTGTTCGTGATAAAGCGCAATGGGTCGCAGCACGACAGCAACAACAGCCACTGGCCAGCTTTCGCAATGAAATCGTCCCAAGCGAACGCGGCTTTTATCATGCGCTGCAAGGGGCCAGAACGGCGTTTATTCTTGAATGCAAAAAAGCGTCCCCTTCCAAAGGCTTGATCCGCGAAAACTTTGATCCGGTCGAAATCGCTTCGGTCTACAAGGATTTCGCGTCGGCCATCTCGGTGCTGACCGATGAGAAGTATTTTCAGGGCAGTTTCGATTTCCTGCCGCTGGTCAGCAAAACGGTGACCCAGCCGGTGCTGTGCAAAGATTTTATTATCGATCCGTACCAGATCTACCTGGCGCGGTTCTATCAGGCCGATGCCATCCTGCTGATGTTGTCGGTACTGGACGACGAACAATACCGCCAGTTGGCGGCCGTGGCGCACAGCCTGAACATGGGCGTGCTGACCGAAGTGATCAGCGAAGAAGAACTGCAACGGGCGATCGCGTTGGAAGCGCGTGTGGTCGGCATCAATAACCGTGACCTGCGGGATTTGAGCATCGATCTGGATCGCACTCGCCAACTTGCGCCACGCGTGCCGCACGGTGTAACGGTGATCAGCGAATCCGGCATCAACAATTACGGCCAAATCCGCGAACTGAGCCACTTCGCCAACGGCTTCCTGATCGGCAGCGCGCTGATGTCGGAAACCGATCTGCGCGCCGCCGTGCGTCGGGTAACGCTGGGCGACAATAAAGTCTGCGGGCTGACCCGTCCGCAGGATGCCGCAGCCGCCTATCAGGCCGGCGCCGTCTACGGCGGGCTGATTTTTGTCGGGCGTTCGCCGCGCTATGTCGACATCAACCGCGCCCGCGAAGTGATTGCCGGTGCGCCGTTGAAATACGTCGGCGTGTTCTGCGATGCGCAAGTGGAAACCCTGGTGCAAACCGTCGAACGCCTTGATCTTCAAGCGGTGCAGTTGCACGGTACGGAAGATCAAATCTATATCGACGCCCTGCGCGCCAAACTGCCTGCCGCCTGCCAGATTTGGAAAGCGCTGAGCGTGAAAGACAGCTTGCCGGCGCGTGACCTGCAACACGTCGACCGCTATCTGCTGGATAACGGCGCAGGCGGCACCGGCCAGCGTTTCGACTGGTCGGTATTGCACGGCCAAAACCTGGGTAACGTGATGCTGGCGGGCGGTCTGA is a window of Serratia plymuthica DNA encoding:
- a CDS encoding Rap1a/Tai family immunity protein, with translation MIIRGSLLAVLLFSSAANAGFYSGNALLSETGGYVKNKNGAATVAEALDGGMFMGYVAGVFDTYSMQGNRNICPDAGMSVGMAADAVMHYLNEHPEQLHYSAPSVIMLALTAAYPCERH
- a CDS encoding L-threonylcarbamoyladenylate synthase yields the protein MSQLFYIHPDNPQPRLINQAVDVLRKGGVIVYPTDSGYALGCKLEEKSAMERICRIRQLDGNHNFTLMCRDLSELSTYAHVDNTAFRLIKNNTPGNYTFILKATKEVPRRLMNDKRKTIGLRVPSNPIALALLEVLNEPMMSTTLMLPGNDFAESDPEEIGEHLGKQVDLVIHGGFLGQQPTTVIDLTESAPEVVREGAGDTTPFR
- the rnm gene encoding RNase RNM; the encoded protein is MTDSNPQPSAFTLYDLHSHTTASDGYLTPAQLVQRAVEMRVGVLAITDHDTTDGLAAAAATIAELSLPLQLVNGVEISTLWENHEIHIVGLGIDIAHAAMVQLLAEQTERRNLRAQEIGVRLAKARIDGAFEGAQKLADGGAVTRGHFARYLVQIGIADNMAQVFKKYLAKGKTGYVPPQWCTIEQAIDAIHQSGGQAVIAHPGRYDLTAKWLKRLFAHFAEHGGDAMEVAQCQQAPHERSQLAKYAQEYQLLASQGSDFHQPCSWIELGRKLWLPGGVEPVWRDWPQPQQAAVY
- a CDS encoding anthranilate synthase component 1 produces the protein MMNIKPQLTLLKAETSYRGDPTTIFHQLCGARPATLLLESAEINSKQNLQSLLVIDSALRITALGRSVTLQALTANGAAMLPLLDETLPAEVQIQVRPNGRELTFPAIDAVQDEDARLRSLSVFDALRTLLTLVDAPADEREAVMLGGLFAYDLVAGFEDLPALRQDQRCPDFCFYLAETLLVLDHQRGVARLQASVFTADTAEEQRLQQRLEQLQAQLKQTPQPIPHQKLENMQLSCNQTDEEYSAVVSELQQAIRQGEIFQVVPSRRFSLPCPAPLAAYQTLKDSNPSPYMFFMQDDEFTLFGASPESALKYDASNRQIEIYPIAGTRPRGRRADGSLDLDLDSRIELEMRTDHKELAEHLMLVDLARNDLARICQAGSRYVADLTKVDRYSFVMHLVSRVIGTLRADLDVLHAYQACMNMGTLSGAPKVRAMQLIAASEGSRRGSYGGAVGYFTATGDLDTCIVIRSAYVEDGIATVQAGAGVVLDSVPQAEADETRNKARAVLRAIASAHQAKEVF
- the trpCF gene encoding bifunctional indole-3-glycerol-phosphate synthase TrpC/phosphoribosylanthranilate isomerase TrpF, with translation MQETVLNKIVRDKAQWVAARQQQQPLASFRNEIVPSERGFYHALQGARTAFILECKKASPSKGLIRENFDPVEIASVYKDFASAISVLTDEKYFQGSFDFLPLVSKTVTQPVLCKDFIIDPYQIYLARFYQADAILLMLSVLDDEQYRQLAAVAHSLNMGVLTEVISEEELQRAIALEARVVGINNRDLRDLSIDLDRTRQLAPRVPHGVTVISESGINNYGQIRELSHFANGFLIGSALMSETDLRAAVRRVTLGDNKVCGLTRPQDAAAAYQAGAVYGGLIFVGRSPRYVDINRAREVIAGAPLKYVGVFCDAQVETLVQTVERLDLQAVQLHGTEDQIYIDALRAKLPAACQIWKALSVKDSLPARDLQHVDRYLLDNGAGGTGQRFDWSVLHGQNLGNVMLAGGLSADNCVDAAKLGCAGLDFNSGVESQPGIKDPARLAAVFKTLRAY